A single Endozoicomonas sp. NE40 DNA region contains:
- the cysG gene encoding siroheme synthase CysG — translation MDYVPLFLEMRQRRCLIVGGGDIALRKARLLHRAGATIRMVAPDILPELYTLLEDSRHQLETRCYESEDLNDVYLVIAATDDKAINTRVAAEANARHLFVNVVDDAEAGSAVMPAIVDRSPVMVAFSTGGKAPVLARLLRTRLESLLPAGFGRLAELAGEFRRAVGEHFSHINDRRYFWERVLEGPVAEKALSGDLKEAGQLLMETLQASQPASIGEVYLVGGGPGDPDLLTFKAVRLMQQADVVLYDRLVSEDVLNLCRRDADYIYVGKKRDRHIVPQGDINQLLVDQARQGKRVLRLKGGDPFIFGRGGEEIDTLSQENIPFQVVPGITAASGCSTYAGIPLTHRDYAQSVRFVTGHLKDDSYQLNWQEMLDPGQTLVFYMGLMGLPRICSELIKHGRSSTTPIALIEQGTTQKQRVFTATLSSIENELKEKNVRAPTLIIVGDVVRLHEKLRWYHPGGNE, via the coding sequence TTGGATTATGTTCCCCTGTTTCTGGAGATGCGGCAGCGCCGTTGCCTGATTGTCGGTGGTGGTGATATCGCCCTGCGCAAAGCCAGACTTTTGCACCGTGCCGGTGCGACTATTCGCATGGTGGCACCTGATATTCTGCCCGAACTGTATACGCTGCTTGAGGATTCCAGGCATCAGCTGGAAACCCGATGCTATGAATCAGAAGATTTGAACGACGTTTATCTGGTGATTGCCGCAACCGATGATAAGGCTATCAATACCCGAGTTGCTGCGGAAGCCAATGCCCGTCATCTGTTTGTTAATGTGGTGGACGATGCAGAAGCCGGGTCTGCGGTTATGCCGGCTATCGTCGACCGGTCTCCGGTGATGGTGGCTTTTTCAACGGGAGGAAAGGCACCGGTACTGGCCCGACTGTTGCGCACCCGCCTTGAATCTCTGTTGCCTGCCGGTTTTGGACGTCTGGCAGAACTGGCGGGGGAGTTCAGGCGCGCGGTGGGAGAACACTTCAGTCATATTAATGATCGTCGTTATTTCTGGGAGCGGGTACTGGAAGGGCCTGTCGCTGAAAAAGCCCTGTCCGGCGATCTGAAAGAAGCAGGGCAATTACTGATGGAGACGTTGCAGGCATCACAACCTGCCAGTATCGGTGAGGTGTACCTGGTTGGCGGTGGTCCGGGGGATCCTGACCTGTTGACCTTTAAAGCAGTACGCCTGATGCAGCAGGCCGATGTTGTGCTTTATGACCGTCTGGTTTCTGAAGATGTACTGAATTTGTGTCGCCGTGACGCGGATTACATTTATGTGGGGAAGAAACGCGACCGGCATATAGTGCCGCAGGGTGATATTAACCAGCTGCTGGTGGATCAGGCCAGACAGGGAAAGCGGGTACTCAGGCTGAAAGGCGGTGACCCCTTTATCTTTGGCCGGGGTGGTGAGGAAATTGATACATTGTCTCAGGAGAACATTCCTTTTCAGGTGGTTCCCGGTATTACCGCCGCATCGGGCTGCTCTACTTATGCCGGTATTCCCCTGACGCACAGGGACTATGCCCAGTCGGTACGGTTTGTTACCGGTCATCTGAAAGACGACTCTTATCAGCTTAACTGGCAGGAAATGCTCGACCCCGGCCAGACGCTGGTGTTTTATATGGGCTTAATGGGGCTGCCACGCATCTGCTCTGAATTGATAAAACATGGTCGTTCGTCCACTACCCCCATTGCCCTGATCGAACAGGGTACCACTCAGAAACAAAGGGTATTTACTGCAACGCTCAGCAGCATTGAAAATGAACTGAAAGAAAAAAATGTCCGTGCGCCCACGTTGATTATTGTTGGCGACGTGGTCAGGCTGCATGAGAAGCTGCGCTGGTATCATCCGGGGGGCAATGAGTGA
- a CDS encoding glycine zipper 2TM domain-containing protein codes for MKKSIIALGSCLLMSNIAVASSFSDTAEIVSVKEIFRTETIRTPYQVCEEKMVIVEERTGSSPVSTVAGAIVGGVVGNQFGKGSGNVAMTAAGAALGGAIGSESSGNTTSSAQTVNQCRTEYNVEHRNVLDHYQVTYNYNGQVRTWGTPNKPSGNTLRVNVNVTPSG; via the coding sequence ATGAAAAAGTCCATCATTGCTCTTGGCAGTTGCCTGTTAATGTCCAATATAGCGGTAGCCAGCAGCTTTTCAGATACTGCCGAGATCGTCTCGGTAAAAGAAATTTTCCGGACAGAAACCATTCGCACCCCCTATCAGGTCTGCGAAGAAAAAATGGTGATTGTTGAGGAACGAACCGGTTCCAGCCCGGTATCAACCGTGGCAGGTGCTATCGTGGGTGGCGTTGTCGGCAACCAGTTTGGCAAAGGTTCAGGCAATGTTGCCATGACCGCCGCAGGTGCCGCCCTGGGTGGGGCAATCGGTTCCGAATCCAGTGGTAACACGACCAGCTCTGCACAAACCGTTAACCAGTGCCGGACAGAGTACAACGTCGAACATCGCAATGTTCTGGACCATTATCAGGTCACCTACAATTACAATGGGCAGGTACGAACATGGGGAACCCCAAACAAACCATCCGGGAACACATTGCGGGTTAATGTGAATGTCACACCGAGCGGATAA
- a CDS encoding MATE family efflux transporter, producing the protein MIQALTSHPAENKAFFRKLWSLAIPVSIQAMMFSLLGLIDIMMVGRLGEASVAAVGLGNRIFFFNLVLTAALGSGMTVLASQFIGAGDKGGLRRTLVQAVFTSLAVSLPFIAIYMLFTQQILGLASQDPELLELASSYLLITAPSIICTAIVVPLESALRAANDARTPTRIGFIAILVNIALNYILIFGELGFPALGVAGSAWGTTLSRLFQTLLLVSYIYSKRTFLLPSLDDIRQALKRAELRRYYQISVPIILQDGLWAFGTILYNLIYASMGVNELAVMSAVSSIEAILMSLFIGFGVGCSIIISQDLGASRFQSAWRQGWLVLILAPIAALCIGLLMVVFRHDIVSLFGDFNQTTMLIASQVMIASGLALMLRVINFTGIIGLLRSGGDVKATIYINVAGMWGVGLPLAYCAANWWGWPLYLVFICSLGEEITKSILVLARIVSRRWLNNLVQEKPSTELVTQD; encoded by the coding sequence ATGATTCAGGCATTAACATCACACCCGGCTGAAAATAAGGCCTTCTTCCGTAAACTCTGGAGCCTGGCGATTCCTGTATCCATTCAGGCAATGATGTTCTCGTTGCTTGGCCTTATCGATATCATGATGGTGGGCCGTCTGGGTGAAGCCTCTGTTGCTGCGGTTGGTCTGGGTAACCGCATATTCTTCTTCAACCTGGTTCTGACCGCAGCCCTGGGCAGCGGCATGACCGTACTGGCATCCCAGTTCATTGGTGCCGGTGATAAAGGTGGCCTTCGTCGTACATTGGTTCAGGCGGTGTTTACTTCGCTGGCGGTCAGCCTGCCTTTTATTGCCATATACATGTTGTTTACTCAACAGATTCTCGGACTTGCCAGCCAGGACCCGGAACTGCTGGAACTGGCCAGCAGTTACCTGCTTATTACTGCGCCATCCATTATTTGTACGGCTATCGTCGTTCCTCTGGAATCGGCATTGCGTGCAGCAAATGATGCCAGAACACCAACACGTATTGGTTTTATTGCCATACTGGTGAACATTGCCCTGAACTATATTCTGATTTTTGGCGAACTGGGCTTTCCTGCACTGGGTGTTGCTGGCTCGGCCTGGGGAACCACTCTGTCTCGCCTGTTCCAGACCCTGTTACTGGTCAGCTATATCTACTCCAAACGGACTTTCCTGCTACCCTCATTAGACGATATCCGTCAGGCATTAAAGAGAGCAGAGCTGCGCCGCTATTACCAGATTTCCGTTCCTATCATCTTGCAGGACGGTCTCTGGGCTTTTGGTACCATTCTTTATAACCTGATTTACGCCAGCATGGGCGTTAACGAGCTGGCAGTGATGAGCGCTGTGTCCTCCATAGAAGCCATCCTGATGTCCCTGTTCATCGGTTTTGGCGTGGGCTGCTCAATCATTATCAGTCAGGACCTGGGAGCCAGCCGTTTTCAAAGTGCATGGCGACAGGGCTGGCTGGTACTGATCCTGGCTCCCATCGCAGCACTCTGTATCGGGTTACTAATGGTGGTGTTCCGGCATGATATTGTCAGCCTGTTTGGCGACTTTAATCAGACGACCATGCTGATCGCCTCTCAGGTGATGATCGCCTCCGGTCTGGCCCTTATGCTGAGAGTGATTAACTTTACCGGAATTATTGGTTTGTTACGTTCCGGCGGTGATGTTAAAGCCACCATTTATATCAATGTAGCTGGCATGTGGGGGGTTGGTTTACCCCTGGCTTATTGTGCCGCTAACTGGTGGGGCTGGCCGCTTTACCTGGTGTTTATCTGCAGCCTTGGTGAAGAGATCACCAAATCCATACTGGTGCTTGCCCGGATTGTATCCAGACGATGGCTGAATAATCTCGTTCAGGAAAAGCCCTCAACAGAACTGGTGACTCAAGACTGA
- a CDS encoding peptidoglycan DD-metalloendopeptidase family protein, whose protein sequence is MLRKITLPLRPFATGLLLICSGLTAAQTTYDLYDHDILGAPVQESVPEDSDHQDTDWHQYNVKNNDNIWTLFKHERLSEFDLIDLFSASGAGKHLSQLELSPIVHYRVDEQRRLLQLKLMMVTGENIIFDRYQDKFLMTVSESKQIDDDKPRKNTLYQRVSGEISNNFYKSAKAVGLSTETILQFSSIFQSDIDFNRAIQTGDRFKILLEPGDSSDSQDQNTIVAAQFIQSHRTLTALLSDDGNYYTPTGQLIGGTFSRDPLGNSAPISSGFSLSRIHPITGVKQPHLGTDWATPVGTPVYAVADGRVKKAVRGHPAAGNYIELQNGGRYVTRYLHLDRLSVAAEQQVRKGDLIGYSGNTGLSTGPHLHFELYIDGQAVDIMTAKLPDQKQLKGPSLQRFRENSQGRLAQLQQNSDKRLLASLSNAQD, encoded by the coding sequence ATGCTACGAAAAATAACACTGCCGTTACGCCCCTTTGCAACAGGGTTGTTACTGATTTGCAGTGGCCTGACAGCTGCACAAACTACCTATGACCTGTACGATCATGACATCCTCGGCGCTCCTGTACAGGAGTCCGTGCCAGAAGACAGTGATCACCAGGACACAGACTGGCACCAATATAACGTTAAAAACAATGACAATATCTGGACCCTGTTTAAGCACGAAAGGCTGTCTGAGTTTGACCTGATTGACCTGTTCAGTGCTTCTGGAGCCGGAAAACACCTTAGCCAACTGGAGTTGTCACCGATAGTTCACTATCGGGTCGATGAACAGAGACGACTGCTGCAACTGAAGCTCATGATGGTGACCGGAGAAAACATCATCTTTGACCGTTACCAGGACAAGTTCCTGATGACCGTTTCAGAATCCAAACAGATCGACGATGACAAACCCCGGAAGAATACACTCTACCAGCGGGTATCCGGTGAAATTTCAAACAATTTCTATAAGAGTGCAAAAGCTGTGGGACTAAGCACTGAAACCATTTTGCAGTTTTCCAGTATTTTTCAGTCGGACATCGATTTTAACCGCGCAATACAAACCGGCGATCGTTTTAAAATTCTGCTGGAACCCGGAGACAGTAGCGACTCACAAGATCAGAATACGATTGTTGCCGCCCAGTTCATACAGAGCCATCGTACCCTAACCGCCCTGCTAAGCGACGACGGGAATTATTACACGCCGACAGGCCAGCTGATTGGCGGTACCTTTTCAAGAGATCCGTTAGGCAACAGTGCGCCCATCAGTTCAGGTTTTAGCCTTAGCCGCATTCACCCCATCACTGGCGTCAAACAGCCACACTTAGGCACAGACTGGGCAACGCCTGTGGGTACGCCAGTCTATGCAGTAGCCGATGGTCGTGTAAAAAAGGCTGTCAGGGGACACCCGGCGGCAGGCAACTATATCGAGCTGCAAAATGGCGGACGCTATGTAACTCGCTATTTACACCTTGATCGCCTTAGCGTGGCGGCTGAACAACAGGTCAGAAAAGGGGACCTGATTGGTTACAGTGGCAACACCGGCCTTTCGACCGGCCCCCACCTGCACTTTGAGCTGTATATTGATGGGCAGGCTGTCGATATCATGACCGCAAAGCTGCCCGACCAGAAACAACTCAAAGGCCCGTCTCTGCAACGCTTCAGAGAAAACAGCCAGGGGCGACTGGCACAACTTCAGCAAAATTCTGACAAAAGGCTTTTGGCTTCTTTGTCCAATGCACAGGATTAA
- a CDS encoding Fic family protein — MGPLFESPFPQLEALWRPVLVPVYESSRLERAKGVFRGKGAEECQQGKSLPLPGIEVFLNPLASRRADALVALPAETLPATTLKPAPEAGIKWYQKIPVEERYRLLVDEKLLKTEKGAKAFESREPGCLRGGASMYEFIIEQLPCTRNAGELTRADYLKQLHSKLFDTIRRPSRSSRLGIKLGSKGEFRKKRVFFRVKTNYTRKGLQQAEMFLRSISGQTKGCFHVDEYNTASPMSSRIIRRCKPAASKLYAYLKDEKYTVDFAPVQHKQVEVAIEKVLAEYQDRLTSVTDEKTLFLLLSELASKVDQIHPFEDGNIRVIRGLVDSILMYYGYCPIVWDDPNIIDLYDSGKLSKVMASSVSKTQSFILGLQSGKVVGKGRYKSTAEDHELSRKAFEPEEDESAPPRKKQCQQV, encoded by the coding sequence ATGGGGCCACTTTTTGAATCACCTTTTCCACAGCTTGAAGCTCTATGGAGACCTGTCCTTGTACCTGTGTATGAGAGCAGCCGTCTTGAAAGGGCGAAGGGCGTTTTTCGAGGCAAAGGCGCAGAAGAGTGTCAGCAGGGTAAGAGTTTGCCATTACCCGGCATTGAGGTATTTCTGAACCCTTTGGCAAGCCGGAGGGCTGATGCTTTGGTCGCTCTTCCAGCTGAAACCTTACCAGCGACCACGTTGAAACCGGCTCCGGAAGCAGGCATCAAATGGTACCAGAAGATACCCGTTGAAGAGCGTTACCGATTGCTCGTTGATGAAAAGCTGTTAAAGACGGAAAAGGGTGCTAAAGCGTTTGAAAGCAGGGAGCCAGGCTGTCTCCGGGGTGGAGCGTCCATGTATGAATTTATTATTGAACAGCTTCCCTGTACCCGGAATGCTGGAGAACTGACCAGAGCTGATTACCTGAAGCAGTTGCACAGTAAGTTGTTTGATACAATTCGCAGACCTTCACGATCTTCCAGATTGGGTATCAAGCTTGGCTCTAAAGGAGAGTTTCGTAAAAAAAGAGTATTTTTCAGAGTGAAAACCAACTATACCCGGAAAGGATTACAGCAGGCTGAAATGTTCTTGCGTTCCATTTCTGGGCAGACAAAAGGCTGCTTTCATGTCGATGAATATAATACAGCCAGCCCTATGTCCAGCAGGATTATTCGTCGATGCAAACCCGCTGCCAGCAAACTGTATGCTTATCTGAAAGATGAGAAATATACGGTTGACTTTGCGCCGGTTCAGCACAAACAGGTTGAGGTGGCCATAGAAAAGGTGTTGGCAGAGTATCAGGACAGACTGACTTCTGTGACGGATGAAAAAACGCTATTTTTACTGTTGTCCGAGCTTGCTTCGAAGGTCGACCAGATACATCCCTTTGAAGATGGCAATATTCGTGTTATCAGAGGTTTGGTTGATTCAATCCTTATGTATTATGGCTATTGCCCGATTGTCTGGGATGACCCGAATATTATTGATCTGTACGACTCCGGCAAGTTATCTAAAGTCATGGCATCTTCTGTCAGTAAAACACAAAGTTTCATATTGGGGCTGCAGTCAGGCAAGGTCGTGGGTAAGGGGAGATATAAAAGTACAGCAGAAGACCATGAGCTAAGCAGAAAAGCCTTTGAGCCAGAAGAAGACGAGTCTGCACCACCTCGTAAAAAACAGTGCCAGCAGGTTTAA
- the serS gene encoding serine--tRNA ligase, which yields MLDPKYVRSNPEEVAAILRKKHFELDVERLSALEERRKSLQVRTEQLQSERKSGSREFGKIKAQGGDIAELKARMDKIAAEVKESEQELASLQVEINQLLLEVPNLPHDSVPEGRDEDDNVEVRTWGTPRSFDFDVKDHVDLGAPLGLDFETGTKLSGARFTLMRGQIARLHRAIAQFMLDVQTSEHGYEEVNTPALVHDTALLGTGQLPKFSEDLFRTEVSEEGHKPFYLIPTSEVTLTNIVSDSIVDADQLPMQFTAHTLCFRSEAGSHGRDTRGLIRQHQFEKVEMVQVVHPDHSFEALEQMTRHAEAILQKLELPYRVVALCGGDLGFGATKTYDLEVWVPAQEKYREISSVSNCMDFQARRMKARFRNPETGKPELLHTLNGSGLAVGRTLVAVLENYQNEDGSITVPEVLRPYLGGKELLA from the coding sequence ATGTTAGATCCCAAGTACGTTCGTAGCAATCCTGAAGAAGTCGCTGCGATATTGCGTAAAAAGCACTTCGAGCTGGATGTTGAACGACTGAGCGCACTGGAAGAGCGTCGGAAGTCCCTGCAGGTTCGCACCGAGCAGCTGCAGAGTGAACGTAAGTCGGGTTCCAGGGAGTTCGGCAAAATCAAGGCTCAGGGCGGTGACATTGCCGAACTGAAAGCCAGAATGGACAAAATCGCTGCGGAAGTAAAAGAGTCCGAACAGGAGCTGGCTTCCCTGCAGGTTGAGATCAATCAGCTGCTTCTGGAAGTGCCAAACCTGCCGCACGACTCTGTGCCGGAAGGCCGGGATGAAGACGATAACGTTGAAGTGCGCACCTGGGGTACTCCTCGCTCTTTTGACTTTGACGTTAAAGATCATGTGGATCTGGGCGCACCTCTGGGGCTGGATTTTGAAACCGGCACCAAGCTGTCAGGAGCGCGCTTTACCCTGATGCGCGGTCAGATCGCCCGCCTGCACCGCGCTATTGCCCAGTTTATGCTGGACGTACAGACGTCTGAGCATGGATATGAAGAAGTGAACACTCCGGCGTTGGTACATGATACAGCCCTGCTGGGTACTGGTCAGCTGCCTAAGTTCAGTGAGGACCTGTTCAGAACGGAAGTGTCTGAAGAAGGCCACAAGCCTTTCTACCTGATCCCAACGTCTGAAGTGACCCTGACCAACATTGTCAGCGACTCTATTGTGGATGCTGATCAGCTGCCGATGCAGTTCACTGCCCACACCCTCTGTTTCCGCAGTGAAGCGGGCAGTCACGGCCGCGACACCCGTGGTTTGATTCGTCAGCATCAGTTTGAAAAAGTGGAGATGGTGCAGGTTGTTCATCCGGACCACTCTTTCGAAGCTCTGGAACAAATGACCCGGCACGCTGAAGCGATTCTGCAGAAGCTGGAACTGCCATACCGAGTGGTGGCCCTGTGCGGTGGTGACCTGGGCTTTGGTGCCACCAAGACCTATGATCTGGAAGTATGGGTACCAGCTCAGGAGAAGTACCGCGAAATTTCTTCTGTCAGCAACTGCATGGACTTCCAGGCCCGTCGTATGAAAGCGCGTTTCCGTAACCCTGAAACCGGTAAGCCTGAACTGCTGCATACTCTGAACGGTTCAGGCCTGGCGGTCGGTCGCACGCTGGTGGCGGTTCTGGAAAACTACCAGAATGAAGACGGTTCTATTACTGTGCCGGAAGTTCTGCGTCCGTATCTGGGTGGAAAGGAACTGCTAGCATAG
- a CDS encoding pyridoxal phosphate-dependent aminotransferase, protein MVKPSPTLAVTARAAELRAAGKDIIGLGAGEPDFDTPVHIKNAALKAIAEGKTKYTAVDGTPELKQAIINKFKRDNDISYTPEQILVSCGGKQSFFNLALALINPGDEVVIPAPYWVSYPDMVTIAEGKPVIVKATLENRFKLTPEQLDAAITDKTRLVVLNSPSNPSGTAYTRLELEALGDVLRKYPEVLVATDDMYEHILWSDEPFCNILMACPDLYDRTIVLNGVSKAYSMTGWRIGYCGGPAWLIKNMKKIQSQSTSNPCSIAQAAATEALDGPQDCVKVMLAAFKKRHDYVVGRLNELPGVTAIESDGTFYAFPDFSEAMQNLDIEKDTDLAEMLLEKGVALVPGSAFGAEGCMRLSYATSELALETALDRLQDALS, encoded by the coding sequence ATGGTCAAGCCATCCCCTACTCTTGCGGTGACTGCCCGTGCTGCCGAATTAAGAGCAGCCGGTAAGGACATCATCGGACTGGGTGCCGGCGAACCTGACTTCGACACACCTGTGCATATTAAAAACGCTGCCCTGAAAGCTATCGCTGAAGGTAAAACCAAGTACACCGCAGTCGACGGCACCCCTGAACTGAAACAGGCCATTATCAATAAATTCAAGCGCGACAATGATATCAGCTATACACCGGAGCAGATTCTGGTCTCCTGCGGTGGCAAGCAGAGCTTCTTCAACCTTGCGCTGGCACTGATTAATCCCGGCGACGAGGTGGTTATTCCTGCTCCATACTGGGTGTCCTATCCTGACATGGTGACCATTGCAGAAGGCAAGCCTGTTATTGTCAAAGCGACGCTGGAAAACCGCTTCAAGCTGACTCCGGAACAGCTGGACGCTGCCATTACCGATAAAACCCGGCTTGTAGTACTAAACAGCCCGTCCAACCCCAGCGGAACCGCCTATACCCGCCTGGAGCTGGAAGCCCTCGGTGATGTACTGAGAAAATATCCGGAAGTACTGGTCGCCACTGATGATATGTACGAACACATTCTCTGGAGCGATGAGCCGTTCTGCAACATCCTGATGGCATGCCCTGATCTGTACGACAGAACCATTGTACTGAACGGTGTGTCCAAGGCTTACTCCATGACCGGCTGGCGTATTGGCTACTGTGGCGGCCCTGCCTGGCTGATCAAAAACATGAAAAAAATTCAGTCTCAGAGCACCTCCAATCCATGCTCTATCGCCCAGGCTGCCGCAACGGAAGCCCTGGACGGCCCTCAGGATTGTGTCAAAGTCATGCTGGCTGCCTTCAAAAAACGCCATGACTATGTCGTTGGTCGCCTGAACGAACTGCCCGGAGTAACAGCCATTGAAAGCGACGGCACGTTCTACGCTTTCCCGGATTTCAGTGAAGCCATGCAGAACCTCGATATCGAAAAAGATACGGACCTGGCAGAAATGCTGCTGGAGAAAGGCGTTGCCCTGGTACCCGGTTCTGCATTCGGTGCTGAAGGCTGTATGCGCCTGTCCTATGCCACCAGCGAACTGGCACTGGAGACCGCTCTGGATCGCCTTCAGGATGCCCTGTCCTGA